Proteins encoded together in one Balneolaceae bacterium window:
- a CDS encoding DUF5686 family protein, with protein sequence MKSYLLILSMLLAVLAAASPDARGQVTIRGTVTDAETGETLPSTNISIEGTYRGTITNKDGRYTLTIADSLLPARLRVRFIGYKTQHRTITAESDTLQDFRLPRSIHELGQLVVSGEDPAIRIMREVIRRKQIWRAELETYQSEAYTRQVLSNDTSIVMISETASTAYWDQDRGHREVVHSRRQTANIQESENFTGVSYVPNFYDDNIDVSSYDVMGVTHPDALDYYHFEIADRTTLDGKTVYEMKVSPKRKLQPLFEGTIWVLDEEYALLEVRLRPTDVVNFPPPVREFDTYFEQQFDNYGGDFWLPVDMRIEGSVKISMIGLEFPRIAFRQVARITDYRVNEGVPDSLYEQEGTISADADSVRSDSITVRRLEPIPLSQSEQEAYANLDSTATLEKAFQPKGFLVTLLDLDLSVDAGEGSGGGGGGDSGSGGNGGSSGDGFNLPGSLTPDPRFNRVDELYAGARYEMELLDGLDLDLGGGYSTGYGEWSYGGGLDYAFSWGGGISQRLSLSGRAGTATRFDSFIYHPYMTLLPNLLGYRNYYDYYRSEGVELSSTLFINRHDFSLQAGWRSGEHRSLEANSAWDLLGRSNTPRFNPPVDEGRLASVFVEAGYNRDTGYNFGITGMNRIEAGLEYAHPDLGGDFSFTRLHARIDWNFPTFLNRRLFPNTLDLSLTGGTSAGELPMQRMGTVDGSLGLFSPFGSLKTLRNRPYEGEHWLALTAEHNFRTVPFELLGLRPLVQRHWSLIVFGGIARTWISDSRFAALENEFGFMPAATSPVHYEAGVSLNGILGIFRVDFAQRLDDPSFMVSLSVSRYF encoded by the coding sequence ATGAAATCATATCTCCTGATCCTTTCCATGCTGCTGGCCGTCCTGGCGGCAGCCTCCCCCGACGCCCGCGGCCAGGTTACCATACGGGGTACGGTCACCGACGCCGAAACGGGCGAAACCCTCCCCTCCACCAATATCTCCATCGAGGGCACCTATCGCGGCACCATCACCAACAAAGACGGCCGCTATACGCTGACCATCGCCGACTCCCTGCTGCCGGCCCGGCTGCGCGTGCGCTTTATCGGCTACAAGACCCAGCACCGTACCATCACCGCCGAATCGGACACCCTGCAGGATTTCCGGCTCCCACGCTCTATCCATGAGCTGGGCCAGCTTGTGGTTTCAGGAGAGGACCCCGCCATCCGCATCATGCGGGAGGTCATCCGGCGCAAGCAGATCTGGCGCGCTGAGCTGGAGACCTACCAGTCGGAGGCCTATACCCGCCAGGTGCTTTCCAACGACACCTCCATTGTCATGATCAGCGAGACCGCCTCTACGGCGTACTGGGACCAGGATCGGGGGCACCGGGAGGTGGTCCACTCGAGGCGGCAGACGGCCAACATCCAGGAGAGCGAGAATTTTACGGGGGTGAGCTATGTACCGAATTTCTACGACGACAACATCGATGTGTCCAGTTACGACGTGATGGGGGTCACCCACCCGGACGCCCTGGACTACTACCACTTCGAGATCGCCGACCGCACCACCCTTGACGGGAAGACGGTCTACGAGATGAAAGTCAGCCCCAAACGCAAGTTGCAGCCCCTATTCGAGGGCACCATCTGGGTGCTGGACGAGGAGTATGCCCTGCTGGAGGTGCGCCTGCGTCCCACCGACGTGGTCAATTTCCCCCCGCCCGTACGCGAGTTCGACACCTACTTCGAGCAGCAGTTCGACAATTACGGCGGTGATTTCTGGCTGCCGGTGGACATGCGTATCGAGGGGAGTGTGAAAATCTCCATGATCGGGTTGGAGTTCCCGCGCATCGCCTTCCGGCAGGTGGCCCGCATCACCGATTATCGTGTGAATGAGGGCGTACCGGACTCTCTCTACGAGCAGGAGGGCACCATTTCGGCGGATGCCGATTCCGTGCGCAGCGACTCCATAACTGTCCGACGCCTTGAGCCCATTCCCCTCTCCCAAAGCGAGCAGGAAGCCTACGCAAACCTGGACTCCACGGCCACCCTCGAGAAGGCTTTCCAGCCCAAGGGATTCCTGGTTACCTTGCTTGACCTGGACCTCTCAGTCGATGCCGGCGAGGGTTCCGGCGGGGGAGGTGGGGGCGATTCCGGTTCGGGCGGAAACGGCGGGAGCTCCGGCGATGGATTCAACTTGCCCGGAAGCCTGACGCCCGACCCGCGTTTCAACCGGGTGGACGAGCTCTATGCGGGGGCGCGCTATGAGATGGAACTTCTGGACGGACTGGACCTGGATCTGGGTGGCGGCTACAGCACCGGATACGGCGAGTGGAGTTACGGCGGGGGACTGGATTACGCCTTTTCCTGGGGCGGCGGCATCTCCCAGCGTCTCTCCCTCTCCGGGCGCGCCGGTACAGCCACCCGTTTCGACTCCTTTATTTACCATCCCTATATGACCCTGCTGCCCAACCTGCTGGGCTATCGGAATTACTACGACTATTACCGAAGCGAGGGAGTGGAGCTCTCCTCCACCCTTTTCATCAACCGTCACGATTTTTCCCTGCAGGCCGGGTGGCGGAGCGGGGAGCACCGTTCCCTGGAGGCCAACAGCGCGTGGGACCTGCTGGGAAGGAGCAACACGCCCCGGTTTAATCCGCCGGTGGACGAGGGCAGGCTGGCCTCGGTGTTCGTGGAGGCGGGCTACAACCGGGACACGGGCTACAACTTCGGTATTACGGGCATGAACCGCATCGAGGCGGGCCTGGAATATGCCCACCCCGACCTGGGCGGCGACTTCAGTTTCACCCGCCTCCATGCCCGCATCGACTGGAATTTTCCCACCTTTTTGAATCGCCGCCTTTTCCCCAACACCCTCGACCTGTCGCTGACAGGAGGAACAAGCGCCGGCGAGCTGCCCATGCAGCGCATGGGTACGGTGGACGGGTCCCTCGGCTTATTCTCGCCTTTCGGCAGCCTGAAGACCCTGCGGAATCGTCCCTACGAGGGCGAGCACTGGCTGGCACTCACCGCCGAACACAACTTCCGCACCGTGCCCTTTGAACTGCTCGGGCTCCGTCCGCTGGTCCAGCGCCACTGGAGCCTGATCGTTTTTGGGGGCATCGCCCGCACGTGGATTTCCGACAGCCGGTTTGCCGCCCTGGAAAACGAATTCGGGTTCATGCCGGCCGCCACTTCGCCGGTTCACTACGAGGCAGGGGTTTCCCTCAACGGCATACTCGGCATTTTCCGCGTTGATTTCGCCCAGCGTCTTGATGATCCCTCCTTCATGGTGAGCCTGAGCGTCTCCCGCTACTTCTGA
- a CDS encoding OmpA family protein, with protein MQQTEPVDTDGDGLTDAEEMDLGTDPNNPDTDGDGLTDGDEVNQYNTDPLNEDTDGDGLTDGAEVNSHNTDPNNPDSDGDGLNDGDEINQYRTDPNNPDSDGDGLNDYDEVMTHNTDPNNSDSDGDGFSDAQEIEMGTNPTDASDPAWLEEGDLATVNFDFDMSNIDAEAARLLKENIQQLMNAPSFNIRIDAYTDHVGGDQYNQRLSQRRAASVTDFYIENGISADRINSRGLGKAPVPCMDQDPGQGCRKNRRAESHPISTLQFSPNN; from the coding sequence ATGCAGCAGACCGAGCCCGTTGACACCGACGGGGACGGCCTGACCGATGCCGAAGAGATGGACCTGGGAACCGATCCCAACAACCCGGACACCGACGGCGACGGATTGACCGACGGAGACGAAGTCAACCAGTACAACACCGACCCCCTCAACGAAGACACCGACGGGGACGGCCTGACCGACGGGGCTGAAGTGAACTCCCACAACACCGACCCGAACAACCCCGACAGCGACGGGGACGGCCTCAACGACGGGGATGAGATCAACCAGTATCGCACCGATCCCAACAACCCGGACAGCGACGGGGACGGCCTCAACGACTACGACGAGGTTATGACCCACAACACCGATCCCAACAACAGCGACAGCGACGGCGACGGATTCTCCGACGCCCAGGAGATCGAGATGGGCACCAACCCCACCGACGCCTCCGACCCAGCCTGGCTGGAAGAGGGTGACCTGGCCACCGTCAACTTTGACTTCGACATGTCAAACATCGATGCCGAAGCCGCGCGCCTGCTGAAGGAAAACATCCAGCAGCTGATGAACGCACCCAGCTTCAACATCCGCATCGACGCCTACACCGACCACGTGGGCGGCGACCAGTACAACCAGCGCCTCAGCCAGCGCCGCGCCGCCTCGGTGACCGACTTCTACATCGAGAACGGCATCTCCGCCGACCGCATCAATTCGCGCGGTCTTGGCAAAGCCCCCGTGCCCTGCATGGACCAGGATCCGGGTCAGGGTTGCCGTAAAAACCGCCGGGCCGAGTCGCATCCCATCAGCACCCTTCAGTTCTCTCCCAACAACTAG